The DNA segment AAAACACAACCCATACCCCAAGTTTCCGAATCCCTAAGCGTCACGTCTCCAGAAGCAGCCCCATCCCCAGCCCCAAAGAAGAGGGCCCTCCAGGGAGGAGCTACAGGGCAGGTGCGCTCCGAAGTTAAGGACCTTCTAGTGTCACTACAGAGCACTGTTGAAACTCTTCACAATGCACTACTCGAGGTCGCGCAACGAGTCACCGCCATGGAAAATAACCTCCATACCCTTTTTCCCCCTTCCGCCCCCGCGGCCATAACCATGGACActaccgacgtcgcacgcggcgTCCCTGATCTGCCACCAGCGGCCTCCTCGATCCCCCATCATGGCCCACACTAACACCGATACAGTgatttggcaatggaactgtcgcGGTTACCTCCACAAACAGCCAGTTCTTCGCCAACATTTGCGTACGCACTCGCGCCCACCGGACGTGATCATACTCCAAGAGACACACCACACTGCAGTCACCCTGCCCGGATATCAGCCTTTCATTGCCACCAATGCCCCACACGGAGTCTCTACACTCGTTCGTAACAGAATCACCACTATCGAACATGACCTCCAGGACCGCCGTTCGGAACACCTTTTCATTGAACTTCTTCCGCACAAGAAGCGCACAAATAGCATCTTCATCCTCAATATCTACAACGCCCCGACCCTTCGCCACAGCCGCTTTCTCGCACTCTTCAAAAAGGCCCTAAACACCGCAGGCAGCAGCCCCCTCATTATCGGCGGAGATTTCAACTTCCCGCACACGGCCTGGGGCTATAAACATTGCTCCGCTGCGGGCCGTAACCTGTGGCAGGACACACACGATCTTGGCCTCATGCTTATTACAGACCCGACTTTCCCCACGCGCCTCGGCACGTCCACTGCGCGAGACACAACGCCCGACCTCACGTTCATCAAAAATGTAGGTGACGTTCAATGGCGCAATACTCAATACGACCTCGGCAGTGATCATTCGATCCTCGAAATCATTCTTCCACACCTCACAGCACTAATTACAAGAACAAGGGCGTTCACAATAGTGGACTGGGACGCCTTCCGCAAACGTCGCACAGCAGAAGCGACAGACACCCCAATTTCCGATATTGAATTATGGACTCGCGACCTCCAATCAGACACCAAACTAGCCACACGCACTATCCAAACCGATGCTCCAACCGAACGCATGGACAGCCGGCTCGCTCACCTCATTGAAGCCAAGTCGTCCATCTTGACTCGCTGGAAGGGCCAACGACTTAACAAAAGACTCCGGAAAACGGTGGCAGAACTCAATAAACAAATCGAGGAACACTGTCGCGTCCTCAACCAACAACAGTGGGCGGAGCTTTGTAACTCCCTCGACGGGAAACTCCACCACTCCCGCTCGTGGAAAATCCTCAAGCATCTCCTGGACAACACCAATACCCGTTCACAACAACAGGACAAGCTCACCAAACTCCTATTCACAGAAACCAAGGCACACGGCCAGGACCACGTAACAAGAACCTTATGCCAAAAGTACATCCCTTCTGGTCCCGCAAGGACTCACGGTCCATATGCGGGGTCCACGAACGCGACCCTCGACGAGGACTTCAGCGTGGCCGAGATACACGCTGCTCTGCACAAGCTGAACAGCCGTTCAGCCCCGGTTTGGACGGCGTCACCAACAAAACCCTAAGAAACCTAGACGACCCTTCGGTGGAACAGCTGACTGCGTACATCAATGACTGCTGGCACCAAGGATCTATTCCCCAATCATGGAAAACGGCCAAGGTAATCCTCATTCCAAAGCCCGGCAAGCCGTCCAGCCTGGCCAATCTCCGTCCCATTTCGTTAACATCGGgagtaggcaaagttatggagcaCGCCCTCCTTAACCGTATAAACTCCTATCTTGAAGACACTACCGCCTACCCCCACTCGATCATCGGCTTCAGGGCGCACCTCTCAACCCAAGATGCCATGCTTCTACTCAAACACCAAATCCTCGATGGCAAATCCCGACACACGAAGGCGATCTTGGGACTCGACCTCGAGCGCGCCTTCGATAACGTCGCGCACTCCACCATCCTCGAACGCATATCACTACTCAGCCTTGGCGAGCGCACCTATAACTACGTTCGAGACTTTCTATCCAACAGAAGGGCGTTCCTCTCGGCAGGGGACATTCAGTCGGAAGAACTCGCTCTTGGTGCCGCGGGCACCCCGCAAGGTTCCGTCATCTCCCCAATGTTGTTTAATCTAGTCATGATCGGTTTAGCACAGGAACTCCAGAAGATCGACGGTATTGAACACACcatttatgccgacgacattacgatttgggCCGCGAAGGGCAGCGACGGCGAAATCGAAACCGCTCTGCAAAACGCGATCGATACCGTCGAAACTTATCTCCGAGGCACGGGACTCCGATGCTCGCCCAGCAAATCGGAGCTTCTCTTATATCGCCCAACGCTCCGCGGACGCCCACCGCTACGCTTTACGCACAAACGCTACTACGAAGAAATCCAGCTTCACACAGGGAACGGTGACACCATACCCGTGGTTTCCACCATCCGGGTCCTTGGCATGACCATCGAAGCCAACGGTGCGAACTCAACGGCTATCTCCAAGATCCTCCGACAGACGGCCAACACGTCGCGGCTGTTAAAGCGGGTGACAAACCGAAGGCAGGGCATGAAGGAAGAAAGCCTCATCCGCCTCGTTCACTCGTTCGTTATCTGCCACATCACGTACGTCGCCGCCTTCCATACCtggtacaaagcagaaaaaactaagctggacatcatcattcgcggagcctacaagcttgccctcggactaccaaacaacaccagcacagaacttcttctccaattaggactccataacaccctcgacgaattaatcgaagcgcagcgtcaggctcatctggagcgcctcaccctcacagaaacgggtcggcacattctgactaaactcggcatcacctaccaccgccagcacggagacaaacacccaatcccaggatgtatccgggcttggctacatgccgaccccatccccaaaaacatgcaccctgaatacaacaaggaacggcggaaggcacgggccgcctccctcatcaaagcttacggcgacaccacaggcgtcacctttgtcgatgcagctgaatatcaagacgggcaccgcttcgcagcggctaccacccaaggcggctcgctcagacacgctgccagcatcgtaacccagaacgctgagactgccgaagaggtggccatcgccctggccgccctcgacccagactgcgacaccatcgtgagcgactcccgcacggcaatcaacaactatataaaaggccgcatctcacagcaagcattacgcatcctacaccacgcccctcactcagcagataaccaaatcacgctcgtctggattccagcacatgccggcgacgttcatccgcacctcaccaaccttaacgaggtcgcacactccgtagcacgaggcctggtcaaccgtgccggagacagcgcaggtgtacccgcggaacgcgatcgcctcaccagctacaacgacatcaccaaagcattttaccttgaaagaagaaccttccccacccctcatcacaagctaaacagagcgcaggcaaccaccctccgcctgttacagacaaacacgtacccgtcactacatcgataccacaagatatacccagacatttatcctaaccacacctgtaaggtatgcaagacccaggtcgcttcgctcccgcatatgctgtgggagtgtaaACACCAGTACCCATCCGTTAagaccgagaccctctcgtcgagatggcatgccgccctgcgcagctcccacttcgacgaccagctttgggcgacccagcaggcccgcgaggcggcggagaggcaagacctcgacgtccccacgtgggaggcctaggcccagccaaacaaattgctggtctcaataaaagtttattcctcctcctcccgtGGATGTTCTCCGAGCGCGAGTGCCGCGAGTGCGTAAGCGCGTGCAAGCCAAACCGTGATACGGTGTCACGCGCTGTACAGCATTCGTGTTGAGCGAATATCTCTCGGCCGCCTTCACAAACCGTCACCGCAAAATGTCGGTCGCGCGTGGCTGCTCCACCAAATTTTCTTGGCGCGCGCTGCTTCCCGTTGGCGATTCTCCTGAAAATACTACGGAATTTCAAGCCGGCCTTTTTGCTTTTATAAGGGAGACGCAAACTTCACATCTTTGATTTCGCCACGAGACTACAGTGCGCagaggcagaaatttttttaaagCACCGCGTGCCTCGTGTTCGGCACGTTACGTCCAAGATCCATGAGGTCTGCCGGAATGAATTTGACGCACTAGTAAgctttggcgagtaccccaggaAAATCTGTCCGTCCTTAGGAATACATATGGATCCGAAGAAAATACACGGTAAAGAGGTTAATCGAATACACAACTTAACAAGTGTCTACTCGACCTTTTGAGCATGCGGTAAATCGAATCCTCCACCCTCCCAAGTGTGGACTAAGTGGTCGAACCTTCGACTTCCGAAGCACCTGCTCGACATGTTTGCAATTTTCTGGTATTGACGACATGGTACGCGTCCGATTTCAACAGCCAATGATAACATGATGATAAGGTGCTAGAGACGTGGGCACGTGTGCGGTCGTGTCAAGTTCGGCGAGGTTGACAAGGTCCAATAACGGTTGTAACAAGTCGAATAACGAACGATAAGGTTCGAATGCAATTCTATTGACGGACCGCATCCAAAAAATCGGCGATTTAATACACCGCAGTTGCACACTATATACGTCACACCACGGGCGCTACCGCTAAGGACTTTAGCTACCCATAGAGTCTATGTTAGATACCACTCGGCACTGCGTCTTCGCCCACGTGGCCGCGAAAATGCTCACGCACTCTTAGGAAATTCCTCTATAGAGGTACCGTCGAACACATCAAATTTCTCGTGTATCACGAACAGGGCATGAAGTCAGTATAAGGGGCCACACttgccctgccctactcagaacATCAtacatacaccccccccccccacccccacgaaTACAGGGAGATTGAGCAAATGCCTTTATTGAGCACACAGCCTTGTTGCGCGACCCCACTGTAGAAGGAATACACGGCTTTTTACGCAATTTTCGCCTAATGAGACGCCAAAACTAACCATTACCAGGATGGGGttcaaggccccccccccccccccccccccggaaaatttttaattttgcttgcgtatatatacatgcacacacaaacatacataaagtatggttaaaaaTCACGGCACGTACGCCCCCGACCACATACATCGGGTGCGTGCAATTTCTCGTGACAACCACGTCATGCCACTACGAATCTAGCCATTCTGACCTAGCCACTAAAGGCGATAGTTGCTCTGATGCAAGCAAATATTACCCCTGAGGCGAAACCTTTGCCACTTCCTTGGACTAGTGCCTAGGGAGCAGGATACATTGCACATAGGATGCATCAACGTACGTGTGCTGCGCACCAGCAAAAACGCTGAAAGTTTTCGTTTCCTCAAAttgaatacaacaaaaaacaaattacacatgcATTTCGTGCCTAAGATATGATTATTTTTATGTAAAAATGCACAAGCAGTCTGGAGCATATTTAATTGCAGGCTCATTAATTTTTGGAAATTATACTTCATTTTGCTTCTCAGAATTAACATACAGCACCTCACATGTGCAAATATGACATTCGCACACACTCGTCAGTTTGCACCTGAAGGTGATATTACACAGATAAGCACGGAAGAAACAGCAGTACAGCCGCAGCCACGTCTATAGAGCGCGTGAGCAGCCAGTTTTTGCTCTGCAGGACGACACCTCGAGGCAGTTTCGGTTTCTGACGTGgtgtcaggagcatgcgcggcctagtaaGTGGGCTGACCACGTCAAGCCCAAAACTGCCTCAAGGCATCTCCCCGCAGAGCAAAAGCCGGATGCTCACGCTCTCCACACAGACGTGGCCACGGCTGCACATGCATTCCTTAGCCCTAAATTCACTTGTGTCCATAATCCACCATGTGAGTCAATAGCAACTTGCCAGTGGCAAAGTGCATTACACAGCCAAACACTATCCAAAACCAGGTCACTAGATGTGTCCCAAGGAAGTTCAACGCATGCCCAATGACAGCCATTTATCAACTGGCTGCAGTCTGCTTTAAATGAAAATTGGTGCAGCATTACCATGAATACTCAAACACGTCACATAGCCCAATCTTTTTATTCTTGCACATGTACTACACAGCATAGCCATAGCTCTTGATGACCTTTGCCATCGGTTCCACCTGCTTAGCAGAGAGCTCCTTGGCCTGTGCAAGCAGTTTCTGcaaggaaaacaaacaaaacatcaGCTGCTGTGCTTAACACAAGTCAAGCCAAAGCTTTCTTTGGCTAAGGATTCTCAGTAAAGTTTTGATATCAGGTCATCAAACAATGTAGGTATGTAAGCATCATGGAATCCAACAAAGTTTTAAAGCATCCTCTACAGAGACCACATGCCAACATTTGGGACTCTTCAAGTTTCCTTACAGGGTAAGGACACTTGTTATGTTTGCATACAATATGCAAAAAGCAACATCCTACCCTTTTCAACTCAGTCTGCATTGCTTTGGAATACACACGTAAAACATTACAGGGTCCAAATAAATTTGGTGAACCTTCTAAGCGGCAAGCAAAGATGTTATGGACATAAAATTCAATATTTGTGCAGTCTTGGAGAGGATGCTTAATCCGCACACGCAAATCAAAGCAGATTCCACACTCACCCTGTCTGACTTCTTGGCCTTGTGGTAGAGGGCAGCCTTGGCTTTCCTCTTGAGCTCGAGGGACTCGATGACACTCTGGTACTTCCAGCCAACTTCGTGGCCAAGACGTCCGAGCGTGCAGTACTGCAAGTGAAAGCCCCAAAGCCAGTTTACACCAAGCCACTGACATTGTCAATGCCGCAATAGACTTATGTGACATCAGCTTCCAAGGTTGATTGCACTGCCCTCCACCAGAGGGGGGCTCAATGTAGGTAAGGAATAGAAGCTCATCAcgacagaacacaattctcatGAAAAGCGAAGCCCCAACAGACATCAAACATAACCAGCCTTTCCTTGTTTCCGGaatatgggaaaaaaaaaaaaaaaaaaaaaaaagacggctcgACTAATTTTCTGTTGCTTCCATGAGTACACAGAATGCTACATGTTCTTCTATACTCTTGTCAGCTAATAGATGgcttgcatgtgacgtcatggatgcagcttctgaaaggaactgggactccacaatggcggctttgatgacaaacaaggtgtgtctatgtgaaaacgacgtggcaggaacgcatccgtgcgtgaataatgaaagaacATGCATGTGTTTTTATAACATTAATGTAACACCGGAAACAtcgcgtccccacatgctggtgtTCCAGCacggcgctttcagtgacgtcagtgcaagccatctatatatTGTAGCATGGTGAGACAAAAGCACGCCACAGGCAAGCACTTAGATTAAACACAAGATAGGACACTAATTACAAATGCAACCTCAAACTTGAAACATGACAAAGCCTACGCAATTTAGTAATGTGCACCCTGCAAGTGACGGTTCCACGTCGttgcaaataaaagaaaatcCGTGTGCCTTGTACATTAGTACACAGTGCAAAGTACCACTGGATGGAAATGCTATGTTTTGCCCGATGTCTGCTAGTCCTTGTCAATTTGTCCCAGAAAAAGAGTGAATTTTAAAAAAGTGAGGTAACACCAGATGACGACTCTGCTGCTACCATGATGCTGAGCGAGACTCCAGCACTGGTGCCACACTCCACTTGCCACAAGGAAAAACTCTGAATCCAGCCACTCGAGAAATGATAGGCCAAATTTTACTGGGCTGAAGGGTTTTAGCAACTTCACCATGCGTTCTGCACAATGTACTCTACATTGTGGCCAAAGTTCTGAAACATCTAAAccaattttttacatttttacaACATGCCGTGTGTGCACACCCTTATATATACAGAATTTTACTATAAAAAATATTTGGCTTGCACGTTCCTCAAATAATGCGGAGTGCCAGTTGCAATATCCCACGGTAGTACTTGTGAAAATGCAAGATTACGTTTCGAGTGACAAAAAATCAGATTGAGAGCACTTTTCTTTGGTGATCCCAATACCCATGAACAGCGAGTGTTTGGCAAGGTGTTTTTTGCAGAAACTTATAAAAAAAGATTGCACACAAAAAGCATTATCTTTGGCCACTGTGTATGACACACTGGATAACTGCAGCAGCTACTAAAACACATTAACATATCCAAAATCAGTCTGCATGAAAAAGCAGAATTTCTATTGCGGCTGAGAATTCACAGAACCAGCTAAGCATGAATCTAGAACTTCGGGCCAGCAAGTGCACTTAtcgaataaagcaacaaagtatcGTACCCTGCGCCTTGGGTTGAGCCGGAGCACACGCAGCGCCGACGGCACTACCATGCGCTTCATGCGGTGGTACGGCGGTGGCACGCCCTCAAAGACCTTCAGGCGGTCCAGGGCAAGGGAGCCACGCTTCGTCTTGTGTGGCAGCATGCCACGCACAGTCCGCCACAGGATCTTGCTGGGTGCCCTAAAGTGGTAGGGCCCTCGCTTTGGGTTCACATTGCACCGCTTGCGCAGAAAGTCCAGGTACTTCACTGTGCATGGCGTGGCAGCAAAAGAATAGCACACGTGTGAACTCACTAATGGTGGTACAAGTGCAACAACACAGCACGTAAGTGCAAGCTAGAGAATCCTCCAACCTTTACTCTTATTTTGTCTGAATAGTTCTGTGCACCAGGACCTAAGTCTGCAACGCGTGCAAAAGCAGATGCCTGTGCAGGCCACTTAAATGTGCCCATCTCTTCAACAGTGTTTCACAGAACTACCATGTGGCTTCATGGCATGGCAGAAAGCTGCAGCTGAACTTTCAACAACCAAGTTTCTCTGCACCTAGGCTCCAACTCTCCAGAGGTACAGGTCACCCTTACACCATAGCTGAACCAGTTCTTGCAGTTTGTGGCCACTGCATGAGGGGAGTTACATGTGCTCAAGGAGCAAAAGAGTCACTGTAATGCACTCATTTATTCGATACTTATACACCACTTAGAATGCCATATTGTTCAAACTGAcattaatgggacactaaagacaaacaatTTGGGTCACACGAAGAGATTAATACTTATGTCTAAAACTTAAATATCGCCAGCATCTTAGTAACTAACATAAACGAACACCTAATGCCCATCCAGTGGAACATTCCAGTAATAACCCTATGACAAAGCACTTCAGTAGTTTTGTCACAAAActcaaccacacacacacacaatagcttggcagtgcattttaccatgaaataaaatgcaaGCTTAACATGTCTATTTGATTCTGTGCTGGCACCGAATGAGAAATATAGCTAGAGTACCCCCTAGTACTAACAGCCACCTATCTCAAAAGCCATGCCTTTGGACATTGTATCCAAACTCAATAGCAGGAAGCAATGTAGTTAGTCAGAAGTTCCACCGCCCGCATGCCTACCCCAGTGCATGACAAAATGTCACGTCATGACGCCGCTGGTTCATTTTCTCGCTGTGCAGCCGAGTTTTAGGCAAGAAACTGTGGCACTGTCTGTCAGCAGAGTGAGGATAAAGTATGTGACATCAAACTGCCTCTTGGACAGCTGGCAGGCTATGCAGAATATGTGCACTATTGAAATGAGTTCTTGAAACATTTGCTTGGCACGTAACAAGTGCTTCGAACTACGGACATCAATGAAACAGTCTGTGTCCCCTAAAATACTGGCCGACGACTTTTCATGAAGTGGTAGAATAACCAGCGACTAGAGTGAAGGCAAATGGAAGCTCTGTCTTCAATGTGGAAGCGCACATTATGTTACCAGTTTGAGAACAATACTCGCAGAAGTGTCAGTTTTTTAGCATAAGGACTGCTACGAGCAGTTGCTTGTGATAGCCGCtttttctcgctcaaatttggcTGTTAACGGCAATGTTGGCTCCGATGAGAATGCCAAAATTATGACAATATGACACAAATTGAagaccgcgaaaaaaaaaaagtatgtgcgttacttagccctaaattttcgcgttgcGATCTGCGAGTACTGCACAAGGCAGATGAAGCCACCATGCCACAAGTGacaatgcagcagcagcagacaaGTGCCCACCACTGGAACACTAAGTTGCGCCCTAACGTTTGAACACACTACATACTGGAGGGGAAGCAAGAAGTGAATAAAAGTCGTGGCAACCCCTAGCACGTCCAGAAGTTTTCAAAGCGTGAAACTAGACAGCATGACAGGCATGCGTTAAGCCCAAAGAGTGCTGGATAGTGATTATCGGCCGAAAAGTCTGCTACTGCCAAGCAGgtagtattaatgagaactgccggcggtccctgccggcggcaagttatcttttcgtccactttgctttcttcacatttatattctaaatactacacataacaccccctatactttccttggcgttattgtctgttagttctcattaatattgtgtctaacaaagaaaacgagcccttaagaatcatctttccttcattcaaagcaGGTAGTATGTAGTATTGCGAATTGCCGTTAATGCGTCATGTTTTCATAGTCGCACGCTGAGAAACTTTCCGTCATGTGAAATCCAGGAAAGCTACTGTTCATTCGCAAAAAGGCTGCTTGAGGGCACAGGCCTGCTACGGTTACAGTTCCCGTTGTTTCAACTAATATTGTCTGCACCTAACAACTCCTGGCACTGTTATAGCCAAGAGGTCTGGAACCAATGAACTACCCTCTAAAACACCTCCAAGCGCCTTTTCACATGCAAGAGCATATCTTAGCGTAACAGCAGTGAGCTACCCCTAGTTCACAAGCACGTGCGCAGCGC comes from the Rhipicephalus sanguineus isolate Rsan-2018 chromosome 6, BIME_Rsan_1.4, whole genome shotgun sequence genome and includes:
- the LOC119396237 gene encoding 60S ribosomal protein L13a; the protein is MTGFSRKPIIIDGQGHLLGRLSALVAKTLLHGQRVVVVRCEGICISGSFFRNKLKYLDFLRKRCNVNPKRGPYHFRAPSKILWRTVRGMLPHKTKRGSLALDRLKVFEGVPPPYHRMKRMVVPSALRVLRLNPRRRYCTLGRLGHEVGWKYQSVIESLELKRKAKAALYHKAKKSDRKLLAQAKELSAKQVEPMAKVIKSYGYAV